A window of the Synechococcus sp. LTW-R genome harbors these coding sequences:
- a CDS encoding DUF6679 family protein: MLQRRLYRYQCEKRPIWVFLRDQQRWIEEALVVELEGDLVTLRYDAEDDDELHSWEETVRLDSIGAVSTRLAYFSRSALPEDLETTSDCPQSERLSSES, translated from the coding sequence ATGCTTCAGCGACGCCTTTACCGCTATCAATGCGAGAAACGGCCCATATGGGTGTTCTTGCGCGACCAGCAGCGTTGGATTGAAGAGGCGCTGGTTGTTGAGCTGGAGGGGGACCTGGTGACCCTGCGCTACGACGCTGAGGATGACGACGAGCTCCACAGCTGGGAGGAGACCGTCCGCCTGGATTCCATCGGCGCGGTCAGCACCCGCCTGGCCTACTTCAGTCGCTCCGCCTTGCCCGAGGACCTTGAGACCACCTCGGACTGCCCTCAGTCAGAGCGTCTCTCCAGCGAGAGCTAG
- a CDS encoding creatininase family protein: MVAHSTEDIRLQLRSWPEVEAYLQQNKGVIIPLGSTEQHGPTGAIGTDALTAEAVALEVGRRLGVLVTPAQAFGMAEHHLGFAGTMSLQPSTLLAVLHDLILSLARHGFERIYVINGHGGNIATCKAAFAQAYGTAAARGLPNAPQLRCKLANWFMTSEAMGLARELYGDKEGHHATPSEIAITLALEPSLESKQKPLPDPAPAGPIHSPEDFRRRHPDGRMGSHPSLATAEDGRRFLDVAATGLVTDLERFLSESAS; this comes from the coding sequence GTGGTTGCTCACAGCACCGAAGACATCCGACTGCAGCTGCGGAGCTGGCCGGAAGTGGAGGCCTATCTCCAGCAGAACAAAGGGGTGATCATTCCCCTGGGGTCCACCGAGCAGCACGGTCCCACTGGAGCGATCGGCACCGATGCCTTAACAGCTGAAGCCGTGGCCCTGGAAGTCGGCCGGCGCCTGGGGGTGCTGGTGACCCCCGCCCAGGCCTTTGGCATGGCCGAACACCATCTCGGCTTTGCCGGGACCATGAGCCTGCAGCCCTCGACCCTGTTGGCGGTCCTGCACGACCTGATTCTGTCCTTGGCCCGCCATGGGTTTGAGCGGATCTATGTGATCAATGGCCATGGCGGAAACATCGCCACCTGCAAAGCCGCCTTTGCCCAGGCCTATGGCACCGCCGCGGCCCGCGGCCTCCCCAATGCCCCTCAGCTGCGCTGCAAGCTCGCCAACTGGTTCATGACCTCCGAGGCGATGGGCCTAGCCCGGGAGCTCTACGGGGATAAGGAGGGGCACCATGCGACCCCCAGCGAAATCGCCATCACCCTGGCGCTGGAGCCCAGCCTGGAGAGCAAGCAGAAACCCCTGCCCGACCCAGCCCCAGCGGGCCCCATTCACAGCCCCGAGGACTTCCGCCGCCGCCACCCCGATGGTCGGATGGGCTCCCATCCCTCCTTGGCCACCGCCGAGGACGGCCGCCGCTTTTTGGATGTGGCCGCAACGGGTCTGGTCACTGATCTGGAGCGCTTTTTAAGCGAGTCGGCCAGCTAG
- the gatC gene encoding Asp-tRNA(Asn)/Glu-tRNA(Gln) amidotransferase subunit GatC, which translates to MSNISADDVRKVAKLARLDLPDEKIATYTGQLERILDYVDQLQAVDTDGVPATTRAVEVVNVTREDTVVPTDVREQLLDEAPLREGDFFRVPKILAD; encoded by the coding sequence ATGAGCAACATCAGCGCCGACGACGTCCGCAAGGTGGCCAAGCTGGCTCGCCTGGATCTGCCCGATGAGAAAATCGCGACCTACACCGGTCAACTCGAGCGAATCCTCGACTACGTCGACCAGCTGCAAGCGGTCGATACCGATGGGGTGCCCGCCACCACCCGCGCCGTTGAGGTGGTCAACGTGACCCGCGAAGACACCGTCGTGCCCACCGATGTGCGCGAGCAGCTTCTGGATGAGGCGCCCCTGCGGGAAGGCGATTTCTTCCGCGTTCCCAAAATCCTGGCGGACTGA
- the crtR gene encoding beta-carotene hydroxylase, with product MTQILAPAESRELGRQEVRASVSAVPREYLDPPAPWNPTVGLFLGGYALAALSIAGWFLWGWPLPVLLATGFLALHLEGTVIHDACHNAAHPSRFWNAFMGHGAALLLGFSFPVFTRVHLQHHAHVNDPKNDPDHIVSTFGPLWLIAPRFFYHEYFFFQRKLWRGHELLEWGLGRGIFFAIVLAGIKYGFIDFIFNVWFAPALMVGVTLGLFFDYLPHRPFSSRNRWHNARVYPGRLMNWLIMGQNYHLVHHLWPSIPWFEYRPAYHATKPILDAKGSPQRLGLFETKSDLTNFLYDIVLGVRSHRRRRSKLRPIAGLLPSFRARRHVVALLHRTAVSPRR from the coding sequence ATGACGCAAATCTTGGCCCCAGCTGAGTCGAGAGAGCTTGGACGCCAAGAGGTGCGTGCTTCGGTGAGCGCTGTACCGCGTGAATACCTCGATCCCCCTGCCCCCTGGAACCCAACGGTGGGGCTCTTCTTGGGCGGTTACGCCCTGGCTGCTCTGAGCATTGCCGGCTGGTTTCTGTGGGGCTGGCCCCTGCCTGTCTTGCTGGCCACGGGCTTTCTGGCACTGCATCTGGAGGGCACGGTCATTCATGACGCCTGCCATAACGCGGCGCATCCCAGCCGGTTCTGGAATGCCTTTATGGGGCACGGAGCCGCGTTGTTGCTGGGCTTCAGCTTCCCGGTCTTCACGCGCGTGCACCTACAGCACCACGCCCATGTGAACGATCCGAAGAACGATCCCGATCACATCGTCAGTACCTTCGGTCCGCTCTGGTTAATTGCGCCCCGATTCTTCTATCACGAGTACTTCTTCTTCCAGCGCAAGCTTTGGCGCGGCCATGAGCTCCTGGAATGGGGATTAGGGCGGGGAATCTTCTTCGCGATTGTGCTCGCTGGAATTAAATATGGCTTCATTGATTTCATCTTCAATGTCTGGTTCGCCCCAGCCTTGATGGTTGGAGTGACGCTTGGGTTGTTCTTCGATTACCTGCCTCACCGCCCCTTCTCGTCCCGGAATCGGTGGCACAACGCCAGGGTCTATCCCGGGCGTTTGATGAACTGGCTGATCATGGGTCAGAACTATCACTTGGTTCATCACCTCTGGCCGTCGATTCCCTGGTTTGAATACCGGCCTGCGTATCACGCAACCAAGCCAATCCTGGATGCCAAGGGATCTCCCCAGCGCCTCGGATTGTTCGAGACCAAGAGTGATCTCACGAATTTCCTCTACGACATCGTCCTGGGCGTGCGCAGCCATCGTCGCCGCCGCAGCAAGCTTCGTCCGATTGCTGGTTTACTGCCCTCGTTCAGGGCCCGTCGCCATGTGGTCGCGCTGCTGCACCGCACGGCCGTTTCCCCGCGTCGCTGA
- a CDS encoding Ycf66 family protein, translating to MLATLGGTLALLVGLTVMLLPLLATELSRPRDAAWGAVVLLLGLTLVTSADRLTGSPMLAVLCGGLLIARLGSEVLQSRWRMLTPEEQQRIASVERWQTSLGELFSSSSKAAAVLNETGGSLLSAFKGGPKPGKTSKRWVRSETESASTDSASTDAKTTAEVPSTTPEEPAPEAPALSDVDLTVETSTEPITEPTVVASFDEVEELLEASSPQAG from the coding sequence ATGCTGGCCACCCTTGGCGGAACCCTTGCCCTGCTGGTGGGCCTGACGGTGATGCTGTTGCCACTGCTCGCCACCGAGCTCAGCCGCCCCCGCGACGCCGCCTGGGGGGCCGTGGTGTTGCTGCTGGGTCTGACCCTGGTCACCAGCGCAGACCGACTGACCGGCTCCCCGATGCTGGCCGTGCTTTGCGGAGGCCTCCTCATTGCTCGGCTGGGTAGCGAGGTCCTGCAAAGCCGCTGGCGCATGCTCACCCCAGAGGAGCAGCAGCGAATCGCCTCCGTGGAACGCTGGCAGACCAGCCTGGGCGAACTGTTCAGCAGCAGCTCCAAGGCCGCTGCCGTCTTGAACGAAACGGGTGGCTCCCTGCTGAGCGCCTTCAAAGGGGGGCCAAAACCAGGCAAGACCAGCAAACGTTGGGTTCGCTCTGAAACCGAGTCAGCCAGCACTGACTCAGCCAGTACTGACGCAAAAACCACGGCGGAAGTTCCCAGCACAACGCCAGAGGAGCCAGCTCCCGAGGCGCCGGCGCTAAGCGACGTCGATCTCACCGTTGAGACCAGCACCGAGCCGATCACGGAGCCCACCGTGGTGGCGTCCTTCGACGAGGTGGAAGAGCTGCTCGAGGCCTCCAGCCCCCAAGCGGGATAA
- the ileS gene encoding isoleucine--tRNA ligase: MRANSQVREPEIQAFWAEQRLYERLSEENPGPCFTLHDGPPYANGALHVGHALNKILKDIINKTALLQGKRARFIPGWDCHGLPIELKVLQGLKSSERAELTPVSLRKKAHAYALEQVEGQKAGFRRWGIWADWEQPYLTLQKDYEAAQIGVFGAMVLAGHIYRGLKPVHWSPSSRTALAEAELEYPDGHSSPSVFAAFPAVELPSGLASTLEQAGLPPAQATADGGLAVAIWTTTPWTLPANLAVSVNERLEYAICAIEAQGDNPAPAASHLVVAAELRESLETSLGLTLKPLVSVKGAALEGVQYRHPLLERTSPVVIGGDYITTEAGTGLVHTAPGHGVDDFNTGRKYKLPVLCPVDEAGNLTAEAGPFAGTNVLKDANPTIISALEETGLLLKQERYEHRYPYDWRTKKPTIFRATEQWFASVEGFRQAALEAIAQVEWLPASGRNRIEAMVSERGDWCISRQRTWGVPIPVFYHRETGEVLLNEATLSHIQGLIAEHGADVWWERDEAGLLPEAYAAEASQWRKGTDTMDVWFDSGSSWAGVLGGIEGASSRAPQLQYPADLYLEGSDQHRGWFQSSLLTSVAVNGQAPYKRVLTHGFTLDEKGRKMSKSLGNVVDPAVLVSGGKNQKQEPPYGADVLRLWVSSVDYSADVPLGPGIVKQLADVYRKVRNTARYLLGNLHDFDPSQDAVAHEELPLLDQWMLQRTASLIDSVSGDFERFEFYRFFQALQNFCVVDLSNVYLDIAKDRLYVSGANDFRRRSCQTVLALVVERLAGLIAPVLCHMAEDIWQNLPYSVAETSVFERGWPSAPEQWRQSALEQPMNQILELRALVNRQLESCRSAAQLGASLEAQVQLSLGEGSEATQAALSWLENSAHPKVDNLADWLLVSALEIGGSSSEAVLAEASENGITVQIRKAAGQKCERCWHYESDIGEHAAHPTLCGRCVEVLA, from the coding sequence ATGAGGGCCAATTCACAGGTGCGTGAGCCTGAGATCCAAGCGTTCTGGGCGGAACAGCGGCTCTATGAGCGCCTGAGCGAGGAGAACCCTGGACCTTGCTTCACCCTCCACGACGGGCCGCCCTACGCGAACGGCGCCCTGCACGTGGGGCACGCGCTGAACAAGATCCTCAAGGACATCATTAATAAGACGGCTCTGCTTCAGGGCAAACGGGCGCGCTTCATCCCGGGCTGGGACTGCCATGGTCTGCCGATCGAGCTCAAGGTGCTCCAGGGGCTGAAGAGCAGTGAGCGGGCCGAGCTGACCCCGGTCAGCCTGCGCAAGAAAGCCCACGCCTATGCGCTCGAGCAGGTGGAAGGCCAAAAGGCCGGCTTCCGCCGCTGGGGCATCTGGGCGGACTGGGAACAGCCCTACCTGACCCTGCAGAAGGACTACGAGGCAGCCCAGATCGGAGTGTTCGGCGCCATGGTGCTGGCCGGCCACATCTACCGGGGCCTCAAGCCGGTCCACTGGAGCCCCAGCTCCCGCACGGCCCTTGCCGAAGCCGAACTCGAGTATCCCGACGGCCACAGCTCACCGAGTGTCTTTGCCGCCTTCCCCGCGGTGGAACTCCCCAGCGGCCTGGCGAGCACCCTCGAGCAGGCGGGCCTCCCCCCCGCACAAGCCACGGCTGACGGCGGCCTGGCTGTGGCCATCTGGACCACGACCCCCTGGACGCTGCCCGCGAACCTGGCGGTCTCCGTCAATGAACGGCTCGAGTACGCCATCTGCGCCATTGAGGCCCAGGGCGACAACCCCGCCCCAGCCGCCAGCCACCTGGTGGTGGCCGCCGAACTGCGCGAAAGCCTCGAAACCAGCCTGGGCCTGACCCTCAAACCCCTGGTCAGCGTCAAAGGAGCCGCCCTCGAAGGCGTCCAATACCGCCATCCGCTCCTGGAGCGCACCAGCCCGGTCGTGATCGGCGGGGACTACATCACCACTGAAGCGGGCACGGGCCTGGTCCACACCGCTCCGGGCCATGGCGTCGATGACTTCAACACCGGGCGCAAGTACAAGCTGCCCGTGCTTTGCCCGGTCGATGAAGCGGGAAACCTGACGGCCGAAGCCGGACCCTTCGCCGGGACGAACGTGCTGAAGGATGCCAACCCCACGATCATCAGCGCCCTGGAAGAAACCGGGCTGCTGCTGAAGCAGGAGCGCTACGAGCACCGCTACCCCTACGACTGGCGCACCAAAAAACCGACGATCTTCCGGGCCACGGAGCAGTGGTTCGCCTCCGTCGAGGGGTTCCGCCAAGCCGCCCTGGAGGCCATCGCCCAGGTGGAGTGGCTACCCGCCAGCGGCCGCAACCGCATCGAGGCGATGGTCAGCGAGCGGGGGGACTGGTGCATCAGCCGCCAGCGCACCTGGGGGGTGCCGATCCCGGTCTTCTATCACCGCGAAACGGGTGAGGTGCTGCTCAATGAAGCCACCCTCAGCCACATCCAAGGCCTGATTGCCGAGCACGGCGCCGATGTCTGGTGGGAGCGCGACGAGGCCGGGCTGCTGCCTGAGGCCTATGCCGCTGAAGCCAGCCAATGGCGCAAGGGCACCGACACGATGGACGTCTGGTTTGACTCCGGCTCCTCCTGGGCCGGCGTGCTCGGTGGAATCGAGGGCGCCAGCAGCCGCGCACCCCAATTGCAGTACCCCGCTGACCTCTACCTAGAAGGCAGCGATCAACACCGCGGCTGGTTCCAAAGCAGCCTGCTCACCTCCGTGGCGGTGAACGGACAGGCCCCCTACAAACGGGTGCTCACCCACGGCTTCACCCTCGATGAGAAGGGCCGCAAGATGAGCAAATCCCTGGGGAATGTCGTCGATCCAGCGGTGCTGGTCTCAGGCGGCAAGAACCAAAAGCAGGAGCCTCCCTACGGCGCCGATGTCCTCCGCCTCTGGGTGAGTTCGGTGGACTACTCCGCCGATGTCCCCCTGGGTCCTGGGATCGTCAAACAGTTGGCGGACGTCTACCGCAAGGTGCGCAACACCGCGCGCTATCTGCTGGGCAACCTCCACGACTTTGATCCCAGCCAAGACGCCGTTGCCCACGAAGAACTGCCGCTCTTGGATCAGTGGATGCTGCAACGCACCGCCTCCTTGATTGACAGCGTCAGCGGTGATTTCGAGCGGTTCGAGTTCTACCGCTTCTTCCAGGCCCTGCAGAACTTCTGCGTGGTGGACCTCTCCAACGTCTACCTCGACATCGCCAAGGACCGCCTCTACGTCAGCGGTGCCAATGACTTCCGCCGCCGCAGCTGCCAAACGGTCTTGGCGCTGGTCGTGGAGCGGCTCGCCGGCCTCATCGCCCCAGTCCTCTGCCACATGGCCGAAGACATCTGGCAGAACTTGCCCTACTCCGTCGCCGAGACCTCGGTCTTCGAACGCGGTTGGCCGAGCGCACCGGAGCAGTGGCGTCAAAGCGCCCTCGAGCAACCGATGAACCAGATCCTGGAGCTCCGCGCCCTGGTCAACCGGCAACTGGAAAGCTGCCGCAGCGCGGCCCAGCTCGGGGCCTCCTTGGAGGCGCAGGTTCAGCTGAGCCTGGGCGAAGGCAGCGAGGCGACCCAGGCCGCCCTCAGCTGGCTCGAGAACAGCGCCCACCCCAAGGTCGACAACCTGGCGGATTGGCTCCTGGTCTCAGCATTAGAGATCGGCGGGTCAAGCTCCGAAGCCGTGCTGGCCGAAGCCAGTGAGAACGGCATCACCGTCCAGATCCGCAAAGCGGCCGGTCAGAAGTGCGAGCGCTGCTGGCACTACGAGAGCGACATCGGCGAGCACGCTGCGCACCCGACCCTCTGCGGCCGCTGCGTGGAGGTTCTCGCCTAA
- a CDS encoding DUF3177 family protein, producing the protein MPDLLLYRTLVWLDYRLAAVFALGLPLVLLVWSALKREQALTRLMGIYWKVASLLLITVLLLTDNRPLGYLLAVLSQLLVVISVWFWVDLNEELADLPPWRPLPFVVRAWRWGLTVFGVLGAALSAVALSCVGGGLTRPICRVWLEAPDDLHGGVARVFDFVFGGSWTAAIAAFVGYVSLVAYGVGLLQWLVVRLPKQGRVAGGF; encoded by the coding sequence GTGCCAGATCTGCTGCTCTATCGCACCCTGGTTTGGCTGGACTACCGCTTGGCGGCGGTGTTTGCCCTGGGGTTGCCCCTGGTGCTGCTGGTGTGGTCTGCACTCAAGCGTGAGCAGGCCTTGACCCGCTTGATGGGCATCTACTGGAAGGTGGCCAGCCTGCTGCTGATCACGGTGCTGCTGCTGACCGATAACCGGCCCCTGGGCTATCTGCTCGCGGTCCTCTCCCAGCTGCTAGTGGTGATCAGCGTCTGGTTCTGGGTGGACCTCAACGAGGAGTTGGCGGACCTGCCGCCTTGGCGCCCCTTGCCGTTCGTTGTCCGAGCCTGGCGCTGGGGTCTGACGGTGTTCGGCGTGCTCGGCGCCGCCTTGAGCGCCGTGGCCCTCAGCTGCGTCGGCGGTGGGCTGACCCGGCCGATCTGCCGGGTCTGGCTAGAGGCCCCCGATGACTTGCACGGCGGTGTGGCCAGGGTCTTTGATTTCGTCTTTGGCGGCAGCTGGACAGCGGCCATTGCCGCCTTTGTCGGTTATGTGTCCCTGGTCGCCTACGGCGTTGGCCTGCTGCAGTGGCTGGTCGTCCGGTTGCCCAAGCAGGGCCGGGTCGCCGGCGGTTTTTAA
- a CDS encoding FIST N-terminal domain-containing protein encodes MAWTARLSPFLPWRHTPQQAQCTTALSSEPALEAAIADLGQQLKQAGQRHPADLGLVFCSSAYASDLQRLMPLLQPVLGAKHWLGCCGGGVVGTNAEGAPQELEHQPAISVTLLTLPETEIELFSLKSEALPDLDGSRQSWIDWAGVAPDGCHSMLLFLDPTCTAINDVISGLDFAYPEAQKIGGIAGQHSAQHGSLLLGDGVMDGAIGCLIKGAWRIDPVVAQGCKPIGPVFEIEKAERNVLLRLSHDGEADTPVACLQTILQDLSPEEKELVRHSLFLGVAKTNFQMPSDGSPAPGPAVLVRNLIGVDPRNGSVAVAERLRVGQQVQFQLRDAETSRQEQQQLLAQQHGRNAEPLAALLFACLGRGEGLYGSANGDVGGCRQHFPAVPISGAFCNGEIGPVAGATHLHGYTASWGFLVPNTP; translated from the coding sequence ATGGCCTGGACCGCCCGCCTCTCTCCGTTTTTGCCCTGGCGCCACACGCCGCAGCAGGCGCAGTGCACGACAGCACTGAGCTCTGAGCCGGCCCTGGAGGCCGCCATCGCGGATCTGGGCCAGCAGCTCAAGCAAGCCGGCCAGCGGCATCCGGCTGATCTCGGGCTGGTGTTTTGCTCAAGCGCCTACGCCAGCGACCTCCAACGCTTGATGCCGCTGCTCCAGCCAGTGCTTGGCGCCAAGCACTGGCTGGGCTGCTGTGGCGGCGGAGTCGTCGGCACGAACGCCGAAGGAGCCCCCCAGGAGCTCGAACACCAGCCCGCCATCAGCGTCACCCTGCTCACCCTCCCCGAGACGGAGATCGAACTCTTCTCTCTCAAAAGCGAGGCCTTGCCCGATCTCGACGGCTCACGGCAGAGCTGGATCGACTGGGCCGGTGTCGCCCCGGACGGCTGCCATTCCATGCTCCTGTTCCTTGATCCAACCTGCACCGCGATCAATGACGTGATCAGCGGCTTGGACTTCGCCTACCCCGAAGCCCAGAAGATCGGGGGGATCGCCGGGCAACACAGCGCGCAACATGGCTCCCTCTTGCTCGGGGACGGCGTCATGGACGGCGCCATCGGCTGCCTGATCAAGGGGGCTTGGCGCATTGATCCGGTCGTCGCCCAGGGCTGCAAGCCGATCGGCCCGGTCTTTGAGATTGAGAAAGCCGAGCGCAATGTGCTGCTGCGCCTCAGCCATGACGGCGAAGCGGACACTCCCGTGGCCTGCCTGCAAACGATCCTGCAGGACCTCTCCCCGGAGGAGAAGGAGCTGGTGCGGCATTCCCTGTTCTTAGGGGTGGCCAAAACCAACTTCCAAATGCCCAGCGATGGATCCCCCGCCCCTGGACCGGCGGTTCTGGTGCGCAACCTGATCGGAGTTGACCCCCGCAACGGCTCCGTCGCGGTGGCCGAGCGGCTGCGGGTGGGGCAACAGGTGCAGTTTCAACTGCGGGATGCCGAGACGTCACGGCAGGAACAACAACAGTTGCTGGCTCAACAGCACGGCCGCAACGCCGAGCCGCTGGCGGCCCTCCTCTTTGCCTGCCTTGGCCGCGGGGAGGGGCTCTACGGCAGCGCCAATGGCGATGTCGGTGGATGCCGTCAACACTTCCCTGCGGTGCCCATCAGCGGTGCCTTCTGCAACGGCGAAATCGGCCCGGTCGCCGGTGCGACCCACCTGCATGGCTACACCGCGAGCTGGGGCTTTCTGGTGCCGAACACTCCCTGA
- the trmB gene encoding tRNA (guanosine(46)-N7)-methyltransferase TrmB encodes MRQHVNPLSRFFQLPLELPPAQDLFSDPGLPVHLDIGCARGGFLLTLAQQQPQVNHLGIEIRRALVSAAEADRQQLGLGNLHYLFCNANISTSAWLQALEPGQLDLVSIQFPDPWFKKKHHKRRVLQPALLLAIAAALQPGKRFFIQSDILDVIEPMVAVTEASGCFSRPAGDARPWRETNPLPVPTERETYVLGQGLPVYRVLYERNETPLPSLEALEQRLEAADNPETSTHPSA; translated from the coding sequence GTGCGCCAACACGTCAACCCACTGAGCCGCTTCTTCCAGTTGCCGCTGGAGCTGCCCCCGGCCCAGGACCTGTTCAGTGATCCAGGCCTGCCGGTGCACCTGGATATCGGCTGCGCGCGAGGTGGCTTTCTGCTGACGCTCGCCCAGCAACAACCCCAGGTCAACCACCTCGGCATTGAGATCCGGCGCGCCCTGGTCAGCGCCGCGGAAGCCGACCGTCAGCAACTCGGCCTGGGCAACCTCCACTACCTCTTCTGCAACGCCAACATCAGCACGAGTGCCTGGCTGCAGGCCTTGGAGCCCGGACAGCTGGATCTGGTCTCGATCCAATTCCCCGATCCATGGTTCAAGAAGAAGCACCACAAGCGCCGGGTCCTGCAACCCGCCCTGCTGCTCGCGATCGCCGCGGCCCTGCAACCGGGCAAGCGCTTCTTTATCCAGAGCGACATCCTGGACGTCATCGAACCGATGGTCGCCGTCACTGAAGCCAGCGGCTGCTTCAGCCGACCGGCCGGCGACGCCAGACCCTGGCGCGAAACCAACCCCCTCCCGGTGCCCACCGAACGGGAGACCTATGTCCTCGGACAGGGGCTCCCGGTCTATCGCGTGCTCTACGAACGCAACGAAACGCCGTTGCCGAGCCTGGAGGCCCTGGAGCAACGGCTGGAAGCCGCCGATAATCCCGAGACATCAACCCACCCCTCGGCATGA
- a CDS encoding IctB family putative bicarbonate transporter: MSAGSAPSTPWLLRWQGILGQASEGPLGSQLTWIAGGVLCVLLAAMPFVTRAGLSLLILASGLLWLVWSLALPAGRIGRISGWLLLMLGIAVLATGFSPVTPAAFKGLLKLISYLGVYALMRQLLDQAPRWWDRLVAALLAGELLSSVLAIRQLYGDTSELARWADPNSVADGTIRVYGPLENPNLLAGYLIPILPIALIALLRWRSWPQRLFAASALILGSSALFLSYSRGGWLGMVAALGAAVLLLVLRQTRHWPPLWRRLFPLLLIAGAVCVLVIAVTQIEPLRIRVMSLAAGRGDSSNNFRINVWLAAIEMIQERPWLGIGPGNSAFNLIYPLYQQPKFNALSAYSVPLELLVEGGIPNLLAGLGLLVASLQAGLRQLKGESPWALPALAAIAAIAGLCVQGATDTIFFRPEVQLSGWFCLATLSASQNTSSSDG, from the coding sequence ATGAGCGCAGGATCGGCGCCATCCACCCCCTGGCTGCTGCGTTGGCAGGGGATCTTGGGCCAAGCCAGCGAGGGGCCGCTGGGATCTCAGTTGACCTGGATCGCCGGAGGCGTGCTCTGCGTGCTGCTGGCGGCCATGCCCTTCGTCACCCGGGCGGGCCTCAGCCTGCTGATCCTCGCGTCGGGGTTGCTCTGGCTGGTGTGGTCGCTCGCTCTCCCCGCCGGTCGCATCGGCCGCATCAGCGGTTGGCTCCTCTTGATGCTCGGCATCGCCGTGTTGGCGACCGGGTTTTCACCGGTCACACCTGCCGCCTTCAAGGGGCTGCTCAAGCTGATCAGCTATCTCGGGGTCTACGCGCTGATGCGGCAACTGCTGGATCAGGCACCCCGCTGGTGGGATCGGCTGGTGGCCGCGCTGTTGGCTGGCGAATTGCTCAGCAGCGTCCTCGCCATCCGGCAGCTCTACGGCGACACCAGTGAACTGGCCCGCTGGGCCGATCCCAACTCCGTCGCGGACGGCACGATTCGGGTCTACGGGCCCTTGGAGAACCCGAATCTGCTAGCGGGTTATCTGATCCCGATCCTGCCGATTGCCTTGATCGCGCTCTTGCGCTGGCGCTCCTGGCCCCAACGCCTGTTTGCCGCGAGTGCCCTGATCCTCGGGAGCAGTGCCCTCTTCCTCAGCTACAGCCGGGGGGGCTGGCTGGGAATGGTCGCGGCCCTCGGGGCCGCAGTCCTGCTGCTGGTGCTGCGGCAGACGCGCCACTGGCCGCCCCTCTGGCGCCGCCTCTTCCCCCTGCTGCTGATCGCCGGAGCGGTCTGCGTCCTGGTCATTGCCGTGACCCAAATCGAACCACTCCGGATCCGGGTGATGAGCCTGGCTGCCGGGCGCGGCGATAGCTCCAACAACTTCCGCATCAACGTCTGGCTCGCCGCCATCGAGATGATCCAGGAGCGGCCCTGGCTGGGCATCGGCCCCGGCAACAGCGCCTTCAACCTGATTTACCCCCTCTATCAGCAACCCAAATTCAACGCGCTGAGTGCGTACTCCGTACCGCTCGAGCTGCTGGTCGAAGGGGGCATCCCCAACCTGCTGGCTGGACTGGGGTTGCTCGTCGCCAGCCTGCAGGCCGGCCTGAGGCAACTCAAAGGTGAATCGCCTTGGGCCCTGCCCGCCCTCGCGGCGATTGCGGCCATCGCTGGACTCTGCGTTCAGGGCGCCACCGACACGATCTTTTTCCGGCCGGAAGTCCAACTCTCAGGCTGGTTCTGCCTGGCCACCTTGAGCGCCAGCCAAAACACCAGCAGTAGCGATGGCTGA